The following are encoded in a window of Brevibacillus ruminantium genomic DNA:
- a CDS encoding PQQ-dependent sugar dehydrogenase, with amino-acid sequence MRKVKVRLQPIVSKINMPTVLKTAVLPGDSIECLFVATQVGEIFYIRDGVIRTFLDISPRIIKLGVSSGGYDERGLVGLAFHPHFYYNGLFYLHFSVAGTQGPGALPGAFESFKPNPCDPRTLNLKWINREMNYDHIDTVEEWILQSNGQLQKRRTLLNIRRPFLNHNGVNSLNFSPETGKLVLTTGDGGSGYDPFHLSQDDMEIAGKIIEIDVGKNAFYNPPVVTRFDELPAPIQETLTVIAKGVRNIPGISYQRFRNQYIKYVGIVGQDLVESIFSFVHYKPIPVTQLVQASIMNSEADQEGFINFGWRGWEGAFPTSMMKGCTANPSLDEKIITYYDEAVKTSVKRLLPLTSYFHKDPRPDKFGGTALTGVQPYKGNEIPDLTGSVVFTDLARDNGSQPPVRGVLAYTRVQTECKLSDFSVIETDYNFGSRSAYYVSLGTNLDQTRLYLGVYGSMKVADFNQGTVFEIVP; translated from the coding sequence TTGAGAAAAGTTAAAGTTCGCTTACAGCCCATCGTAAGTAAGATAAATATGCCCACTGTATTGAAAACAGCTGTACTTCCGGGTGATTCAATTGAATGTTTATTTGTTGCAACCCAGGTAGGAGAGATCTTTTACATACGAGACGGAGTGATCAGGACTTTTTTAGATATTAGTCCGCGAATCATAAAACTCGGTGTCTCTAGTGGTGGATATGATGAACGGGGGTTGGTGGGGCTAGCGTTTCATCCCCATTTTTATTATAACGGTCTTTTCTATCTTCATTTTTCAGTAGCGGGAACACAAGGTCCAGGTGCCCTTCCGGGTGCTTTTGAATCCTTTAAGCCTAATCCGTGTGATCCGAGAACCTTAAACCTAAAGTGGATAAATAGAGAAATGAATTACGATCATATTGATACAGTTGAAGAATGGATTCTACAGTCGAATGGTCAACTTCAAAAACGACGGACATTGCTTAACATAAGAAGACCATTTTTAAATCATAATGGTGTCAATAGCTTAAACTTTTCACCTGAAACAGGAAAACTTGTTTTAACAACCGGAGATGGCGGATCAGGCTACGATCCATTTCATTTAAGTCAGGATGATATGGAAATCGCCGGAAAAATTATTGAAATTGATGTAGGTAAGAATGCATTTTATAATCCACCTGTAGTCACACGTTTTGATGAACTTCCCGCACCTATTCAGGAGACGCTTACGGTTATTGCCAAAGGAGTTCGCAATATTCCAGGCATTTCATATCAAAGGTTCCGGAACCAGTACATCAAATATGTGGGGATTGTCGGACAGGATTTGGTAGAGTCGATTTTTTCATTCGTTCACTATAAACCAATACCGGTTACCCAGCTTGTTCAAGCTTCTATAATGAATTCTGAAGCTGACCAAGAGGGATTCATTAACTTTGGCTGGCGAGGGTGGGAAGGTGCTTTTCCTACTTCGATGATGAAGGGCTGTACTGCAAATCCATCTTTGGATGAGAAAATCATTACTTATTACGATGAAGCAGTAAAAACTTCTGTAAAGCGTCTTCTGCCTTTAACGAGTTATTTTCATAAAGATCCAAGGCCCGATAAATTTGGCGGAACTGCACTTACAGGAGTCCAGCCCTATAAGGGGAATGAAATCCCCGATTTAACGGGAAGCGTTGTGTTTACCGATCTTGCCAGGGATAATGGATCTCAACCGCCAGTTAGAGGGGTTTTAGCTTATACCAGAGTACAAACAGAATGTAAACTAAGTGATTTTAGTGTAATTGAAACCGATTATAATTTTGGATCTCGATCAGCTTATTATGTTAGTTTGGGAACGAATCTGGACCAAACCAGACTATATTTAGGGGTTTATGGATCGATGAAGGTGGCTGATT